A stretch of the Aegilops tauschii subsp. strangulata cultivar AL8/78 chromosome 4, Aet v6.0, whole genome shotgun sequence genome encodes the following:
- the LOC109733284 gene encoding mitogen-activated protein kinase kinase 9 codes for MALVRQRRQLPHLTLPLDHFALRAPPPPPPPAVAPCEGLARLSDYERISQLGQGNGGTVFKARHRRTAQQVALKLFAAGDGDPSAAREAEILMLASGAPHVVRLHAVIPSPAAEQPAALALELVSGGSLAGLLRALGRPMGERPIAAVARQALLGLAALHALRVVHRDLKPANLLVGAGGEVKIADFGAGKVLRRRLDPCASYVGTAAYMSPERFDPEAYSGDYDPYAADVWSLGMAILELYLGHFPLLPAGQRPDWAALMCAICFGEAPEAPAAASDEFRDFVARCLEKKAGRRASVAELLQHPFIAERDAEEAQRCLAALVAEAAELGDQ; via the coding sequence ATGGCCCTCGTCCGGCAGCGCCGCCAGCTACCCCACCTCACCCTCCCGCTCGACCACTTCGCCctgcgcgccccgccgccgccgccgccccccgccgtCGCGCCGTGCGAGGGCCTCGCCCGCCTCTCCGACTACGAGAGGATCTCCCAGCTCGGCCAGGGCAACGGCGGCACCGTCTTCAAGGCGCGCCACCGCCGCACCGCGCAGCAGGTCGCGCTCAAGCTCTTCGCGGCCGGGGACGGGGACCCCTCCGCGGCCCGCGAAGCCGAGATACTCATGCTGGCCTCGGGCGCGCCGCACGTCGTGCGCCTCCACGCCGTCATCCCGTCGCCCGCGGCGGAGCAGCCGGCCGCGCTGGCGCTGGAGCTCGTGTCGGGGGGCTCCCTCGCGGGCCTCCTCCGCGCGCTCGGCCGGCCCATGGGGGAGCGCCCCATCGCCGCCGTGGCGCGGCAGGCGCTGCTGGGGCTCGCGGCCCTGCACGCGCTCCGCGTCGTGCACCGCGACCTCAAGCCGGCCAACCTGCTCGTCGGCGCGGGCGGCGAGGTGAAGATCGCCGACTTCGGCGCCGGCAAGGTCCTGCGGCGGCGGCTGGACCCCTGCGCGTCCTACGTCGGCACGGCCGCCTACATGTCCCCGGAGCGGTTCGACCCGGAGGCCTACTCCGGCGACTACGACCCGTACGCGGCGGACGTGTGGAGCCTCGGGATGGCGATCCTGGAGCTGTACCTGGGCCACTTCCCGCTCCTCCCCGCGGGGCAGCGCCCGGACTGGGCCGCGCTCATGTGCGCCATCTGCTTCGGCGAGGCGCCCGAGGCCCCCGCCGCGGCGTCGGACGAGTTCCGGGACTTCGTGGCCCGCTGCCTGGAGAAGAAGGCCGGGCGGCGCGCGTCCGTGGCGGAGCTGCTCCAGCACCCGTTCATCGCGGAGCGCGACGCCGAGGAGGCGCAGCGCTGCCTCGCCGCGCtggtggcggaggcggcggagctgGGCGACCAGTAG